In Solanum pennellii chromosome 3, SPENNV200, a single window of DNA contains:
- the LOC107012845 gene encoding hexose carrier protein HEX6-like, with protein MAVGIVPTSEGSADYNGRITWFVVLSSIVAATGGIIFGYDIGISGGVISMAPFLKKFFPQVFTKMTTVTEISNYCVFDSQLLTSFTSSLYIAGLIASFFASPVTRTYGRRPSIIIGGIAFLIGSALGGAASNIYMLLLGRILLGVGVGFANQAVPLYLSEMAPAKYRGSFNIAFQLCVGIGVLFASLLNYGVQKIKGGWGWRISLAMAAAPATFLTVGAFFLPETANSLIQHGNDHQKAKKILQRVRGTTDVQAELDDLIKASDNSKAVKHPFKQIIKRKYRPQLVMSILIPFFQQVTGINVISFYAPILFQTIGLGASASLMSAVVTGVVGTSATFLALLIVDRVGRRAMFSFGGIQMFVSQMLIGIIMAVKLGDHGVLSKGYGLLVLVLICIYVAGFSFSWGPLGWLVPSEIFPLEIRSAGQSITVAVGLTFTFIIAQTFLAMLCHLKSGIFFFFGAWVAIMTAFVYLFLPETRNLPIENMESIWRDHWFWKRFVCDEQDYDKSDTTYTSIS; from the exons ATGGCAGTTGGTATTGTCCCAACAAGTGAGGGTTCCGCGGATTACAATGGAAGGATTACGTGGTTTGTGGTGTTATCATCCATCGTTGCTGCAACCGGAGGAATCATCTTTGGTTATGATATCGGAATTTCAG GAGGAGTGATCTCAATGGCGCCGTTTCTGAAGAAATTCTTCCCACAAGTGTTCACTAAGATGACAACTGTAACCGAAATAAGCAACTACTGTGTATTTGACAGCCAACTGCTGACCTCTTTCACTTCCTCTTTATACATTGCTGGTCTTATTGCTTCCTTCTTCGCCTCACCAGTCACTCGTACATATGGTCGTAGACCATCAATTATAATCGGTGGAATAGCATTTCTCATCGGTTCTGCTCTTGGAGGTGCAGCATCCAATATCTACATGTTATTACTTGGTCGAATCCTGCTAGGTGTAGGTGTTGGTTTTGCAAATCAG GCAGTCCCTTTATACCTTTCGGAAATGGCACCTGCTAAGTACAGGGGATCTTTCAATATCGCGTTCCAATTATGTGTAGGAATTGGAGTACTATTTGCTAGCCTTCTTAACTACGGTGTTCAAAAGATTAAAGGTGGTTGGGGATGGAGAATTTCCTTAGCGATGGCTGCAGCTCCTGCTACATTTCTAACAGTAGGAGCATTTTTCCTCCCAGAAACCGCAAACAGCCTAATTCAACATGGAAATGATCATCAAAAAGCTAAGAAGATTCTACAACGTGTACGTGGTACAACCGATGTCCAAGCAGAACTGGATGATCTCATCAAAGCAAGTGACAACTCAAAAGCCGTCAAGCATCCTTTCAAGCAAATCATTAAACGGAAATACAGACCCCAACTTGTTATGTCaatactaataccattcttccaACAGGTGACGGGGATCAACGTGATCTCCTTCTACGCTCCAATTCTGTTCCAAACAATAGGCCTTGGCGCGAGTGCATCACTTATGTCTGCTGTGGTGACAGGTGTGGTAGGCACCAGCGCGACTTTCTTAGCATTGTTGATAGTTGACAGGGTGGGGCGAAGGGCTATGTTCAGTTTCGGGGGAATCCAAATGTTTGTATCACAAATGTTGATAGGGATAATAATGGCAGTTAAGTTGGGAGATCATGGAGTGTTGAGCAAGGGGTATGGGCTATTGGTTTTGGTATTGATATGCATATATGTTGCAGGTTTTAGTTTTTCATGGGGTCCATTAGGATGGTTAGTTCCAAGTGAAATATTTCCATTAGAGATAAGGTCAGCAGGACAAAGCATAACAGTGGCAGTGGGGTTAACATTCACTTTTATAATTGCTCAAACTTTCTTGGCTATGCTTTGCCATCTAAAATCagggattttcttcttctttggggCATGGGTTGCAATTATGACTGCATTTGTCTACTTATTTTTGCCAGAGACAAGGAATTTGCCTATTGAAAATATGGAAAGCATATGGAGGGATCATTGGTTTTGGAAGAGATTTGTTTGTGATGAACAAGACTATGACAAGAGTGACACTACTTATACTAGTATAAGTTAA